Part of the Orcinus orca chromosome 5, mOrcOrc1.1, whole genome shotgun sequence genome, GATTTTAGACCACATAGTGGGGCTTTCCTCTTGATGTGAAACTAATAACAATAGCAgcagtgtttttttcttcctttttattctcaaactgattgttaatttaaaaaaaacatggagcAGTTAACAATGCAACTTGAATCTTTAGTCCTCTCTTTCCAGCTCAAGCACTGAAATATGCCACTCCTTTCATAATATTCTGGCCATCACGTTCTCTCTTTTTGGCTTCAGAGTCCTTTCCAAAAGGAAACATGCTGCCTGGCGCTCTACATTACTCCTAATTTCCAGGTGGAACAATGAGACAGATGAAGTGACATCTAAAAACACCagggattatatttttaaaaacaagacaataaTTTAGATCTTCTTGCTTTAATTCTTCTCTATATTACCACgaagaaatatttatcaaagtTCAGGAGATTACTGATATGCAATAATGACCGATATCTACACATTAATGGAGCTATTCATAATAAACTCATCAGTGAAGTAACTGGAAAAGAAGTTTAAATATAAAGAGTGATTTTTCACTATTCTGTTTATACAGTATTGAAACAACCATAACATTCAAACACCCATAAAAGTGCAAAACTTTAAGtaccattaaataataactgatAACTGAAATACTGCAACATCCTGAAGTATCTTCCGAATGaccaaaaagagatgaaattttgTTCAGCATAACTTCACTTGTtttacacacaactatatattttaaaaaactgtaatcCATGTAAGATATACACAAAACCCTGAACTGACTAGATTGTTCAATGAATAATACTCCACACTGCTTTGTTGTTATGGACAGATGAGCTTATAATTCAATGAAACCCATTTAAGAAGTTTTAATCTATAGAACGACACGTTCAAATTGTTTGGTCCTATGTGTTTTATTAACAAAAACCTCCCATTCCTTTATAAGATGTTTAATTCCTCTGAATATCAACTTTAAAAGGCCTGACTTGATTGTTGTCAAAATAAACCACAGGTCAAGTACAACCCTCCAGTCTCCAGCCTATAGCCTCTTCATGAGTTTCAGTTCCGTGTAAGCCACACAGTGACCTTCCCATGAGTTTTCCATTGGAGATTTCATAGTCTAACTTTAACGTTTTCCACAAAGTGTCCCTCCCTTCTCTAGGCCTTGGGTAGAATGTCAAATTAATAATGGCATGTGGTGTTCCTTAGCATAACCTGCCAAAATGTGATAATTTCCTTGGAAGAAAAGCCATGGGCTGCAATCACGCGTCTGAGTTGACAGACATCCAAATGGAtcctatataaaaagaaaaggttgGTGTCCTCTGGAATGTGAATGTCCACTTTTAATAAATTCAAACAGATCCCAACATAAACATCTTCAAACTTGATGGGTTTTACGTGACTCATCATTTCATAGATTCTTGGCACCAAATCTCTGGACATTATATAACCCAACCCACTGCAGTAGGGAGGAAACACCTTGAAGGGATACTCCTGGTATGAAATATGGGTTTTTTGGTAAAATCCTCTATAGGAATAATTATCAATTAGAGGATAACCTGTGAAAAACTTCTCTGAGtggtttaaatttaaaagatacttCACTAAATTGCCAGTATTGATGAAGACATCAGTGTCTGTCTTCATGATGTACCTGGCATTGGGGCAAAACTCAGTTACCCACCTAAATGCCATAATCGTTTTCAAGGTCAGGTTATTGTACGTGTCTAAAAAATCTTGTCTTATTATGTCGCCATAAAGGAGGTGTTCATCCTCTAAGGATAATGCTAACATTTTGTCTTCCCTTTCAGCCTGCTGGCctaataagaaaaatgtaagaacCTTATATCCCCACCAAGACTTCTTTTCACCCCAAGTAACTCTAATGGCCTGTCTGGCTTTCACATCTGAGGGGTGTGAGGTCACCAGGATGACCAGAAACGGGTTTTGATGAGAGCAGTTCGAATGCTCTCGAAGTGTGAAGCGGAAGTCTTGTCTGTAAATGGGCTCATACTCATAGAAGTACATCCAGTTCACGCGTTCTATCACATTGTAGTGGGGAAGACTGAGGTACCACATCACCAGGAAGCTCAGGAGTGACAGCAGCAGGAGGCTCCATTTCAGGGATCTCAGCGACATCCTACCCGGAAGAGTGGTCAGGAGCGCTGGGGCCATTCACAGCGACTCAGGAGCACGCGAGCCTCGGGTTCTGGAAGATTTATCAAAGACCTGCTTAGCATGCCCCACCcaaaacacattttcaaatgaTACCTGATCATCTACTTAAGGAAGAAGAGTTGGCAGAACAAAAGCtccaaagcaaaaccaaaaatcctGACCTGAATCTACTTAACTTCATTTAACTAGAAGCAAACAGATACCAACAACCAAAAGTATATTTCAGCTTTTTACATCAAGACCAATGTTAAAAACATATCCTCAATTATTTGAGGAAAATTAATACTTCTTGTTTGA contains:
- the B3GALNT1 gene encoding UDP-GalNAc:beta-1,3-N-acetylgalactosaminyltransferase 1 — its product is MAPALLTTLPGRMSLRSLKWSLLLLSLLSFLVMWYLSLPHYNVIERVNWMYFYEYEPIYRQDFRFTLREHSNCSHQNPFLVILVTSHPSDVKARQAIRVTWGEKKSWWGYKVLTFFLLGQQAEREDKMLALSLEDEHLLYGDIIRQDFLDTYNNLTLKTIMAFRWVTEFCPNARYIMKTDTDVFINTGNLVKYLLNLNHSEKFFTGYPLIDNYSYRGFYQKTHISYQEYPFKVFPPYCSGLGYIMSRDLVPRIYEMMSHVKPIKFEDVYVGICLNLLKVDIHIPEDTNLFFLYRIHLDVCQLRRVIAAHGFSSKEIITFWQVMLRNTTCHY